A portion of the Methanofastidiosum sp. genome contains these proteins:
- the pdhA gene encoding pyruvate dehydrogenase (acetyl-transferring) E1 component subunit alpha: MFQIIDSNGKLVGLDPNLDEKLLKEMYWWMVYARMADDKALKLQRQGRIGTFPPTTGQEATQVGSGLATDKEDWIFPAFRELGTYLLRGIPLEKMFLYFMGDVRGNIIPENVRNLPMYVPVSTQIPQAVGAAYGMKLSNKKNAVVCFFGDGATSKGDFSEGLNFAGIFNTPNVFICQNNQWAISVPRKKQTASKTIAQKAIAYGFPGILVDGNDVLAMYLATKEALERAKSGNGPTLIEAYTYRLRMHTTADDPTRYRTDEELKEWEQRDPITRFRIYLESLGIWSKEWQKELETKAEDMIKKAIEKAENIEELKPEDLFSYMYSEMNPSLTEQLDYLKKMLATKEIEENSEKIEGGFP; the protein is encoded by the coding sequence ATGTTTCAAATAATAGATAGTAATGGGAAGCTTGTAGGATTAGATCCAAATTTAGATGAAAAACTTTTGAAAGAGATGTACTGGTGGATGGTATACGCGAGAATGGCAGACGACAAAGCTTTGAAACTTCAACGACAGGGTAGAATTGGCACATTTCCCCCAACAACAGGACAGGAAGCAACACAAGTTGGCAGTGGCTTAGCAACAGACAAAGAAGATTGGATATTTCCAGCTTTTCGAGAACTTGGAACTTATTTATTAAGAGGAATACCCCTAGAGAAGATGTTTCTTTACTTCATGGGAGATGTGAGGGGTAATATAATCCCTGAGAATGTTAGAAATTTACCTATGTATGTACCAGTGAGTACACAGATTCCTCAAGCCGTAGGTGCTGCGTATGGGATGAAATTGTCTAATAAAAAAAATGCAGTAGTATGTTTTTTTGGCGATGGAGCTACATCAAAAGGAGATTTCAGTGAAGGATTGAATTTTGCAGGGATATTCAATACCCCAAATGTATTCATCTGCCAGAATAATCAATGGGCAATAAGTGTTCCAAGAAAGAAACAGACTGCATCAAAAACTATTGCACAAAAAGCTATTGCATATGGATTCCCGGGAATACTTGTAGATGGAAACGATGTTTTAGCCATGTACCTTGCTACAAAAGAAGCTCTCGAAAGGGCAAAAAGTGGGAACGGGCCTACACTTATAGAAGCATATACTTACAGACTAAGAATGCATACAACAGCAGACGATCCAACAAGATATAGAACAGATGAAGAACTTAAAGAATGGGAACAAAGAGATCCGATAACTAGATTTAGGATATATCTTGAATCTTTAGGTATATGGTCAAAGGAATGGCAAAAAGAACTAGAAACTAAAGCTGAAGATATGATAAAAAAAGCTATTGAAAAAGCCGAAAATATCGAAGAATTAAAGCCTGAAGACCTGTTTAGTTATATGTATTCAGAGATGAATCCCTCTTTGACCGAACAACTTGATTATCTAAAAAAAATGCTAGCTACCAAGGAGATTGAAGAAAATTCTGAGAAAATTGAGGGGGGATTCCCATAA
- a CDS encoding alpha-ketoacid dehydrogenase subunit beta, with the protein MNMVEAINNALHNEMKSDDKVLIIGEDVGKDGGVFRVTDELIQEFGEDRVIDSPLAESGIIGFAIGLALYGFKPIAEIQFMGFLWSCLDQLSSHASRIRNRTWGRYTVPLVVRAPYGGGVRALEHHAESFESILAHIPGLKVVIPSNPYDAKGLLISSIRDPDPVVFLEPKRIYRGFKEEVPEEAYIEEIGKAKVLVEGDDLTLVGWGSMIPKILKARELMLEKGIKAEVIDIRSISPYDYHTVHKSVEKTGRIVVVQEAPRTLGFASEIISRINDNEMLNLKAPAFRVTGFDVPFPYYKMEEWAMPDLDRIIKASRQVLKW; encoded by the coding sequence ATGAACATGGTCGAAGCAATTAACAATGCTTTGCACAATGAAATGAAAAGCGATGACAAAGTATTGATTATCGGAGAAGACGTAGGTAAGGACGGAGGAGTCTTCAGAGTAACTGATGAATTAATCCAAGAATTTGGGGAAGATAGAGTAATAGATAGCCCTTTAGCTGAATCAGGAATAATAGGATTTGCGATAGGTCTTGCGCTTTATGGATTTAAACCGATTGCAGAAATTCAATTTATGGGGTTTTTGTGGTCTTGTCTAGATCAACTTTCGTCTCATGCATCAAGAATTAGAAATAGAACATGGGGAAGATACACAGTTCCTTTAGTTGTAAGAGCTCCATATGGTGGGGGGGTTCGAGCCTTAGAGCACCATGCTGAGAGTTTTGAAAGTATTCTTGCGCATATTCCAGGTCTAAAAGTAGTAATCCCTTCAAATCCCTACGATGCAAAAGGGCTTTTGATTTCTTCAATAAGAGATCCAGATCCAGTTGTATTTTTAGAGCCAAAAAGAATCTATAGGGGCTTCAAAGAAGAAGTTCCGGAGGAAGCATATATAGAAGAGATAGGCAAAGCCAAAGTGTTAGTAGAAGGAGATGATTTAACATTAGTCGGATGGGGTTCTATGATTCCAAAGATCCTTAAGGCAAGAGAGTTAATGCTTGAAAAAGGAATAAAGGCAGAAGTTATTGATATAAGATCTATCTCACCATATGACTACCATACAGTTCATAAATCTGTTGAGAAAACTGGAAGAATCGTAGTTGTGCAAGAAGCTCCTCGAACATTAGGATTTGCATCAGAAATTATTTCAAGAATAAACGATAATGAAATGTTAAATCTAAAAGCGCCTGCTTTTAGAGTTACAGGTTTTGACGTGCCTTTCCCGTATTATAAAATGGAAGAGTGGGCAATGCCAGACCTTGATAGAATTATAAAAGCTTCCAGGCAGGTCTTAAAATGGTAA
- a CDS encoding dihydrolipoamide acetyltransferase family protein, producing the protein MVTEFKFPDVGEGIKDGTVKKWLVKEGDYVKEDQILGNIETDKAVVEIPSPVAGKILKVNISEGNIVKVGESMIVIGEEGEKVPESDKKPSSFKEEKKATKSEEAIPTQTGIKIQAPPWIRKLATEKGVDLSLVVPTGENGRITEQDILNSVKSESKIKVKLNYDFYGHIEHIPFGGVREVIANRLSESLYTAPHAVAMDEADVTELWNLRKGMNEKMQERGIKLTFLPFIIRALTHALKKHPLINSELDLENKDIILKKYYSIGVAVDTNDGLKVLVIKKCEDKNLMQIQKEIVELSEKAREGTIDLADLKGSTFSITNYGSIGGMYGMPIINPPEAAILGIGKIKELPRVIDGQIVARRVMGLTVSFDHRILDGAEVARFINTLTQYLENPWMIILE; encoded by the coding sequence ATGGTAACAGAATTCAAATTCCCAGATGTCGGAGAAGGCATTAAAGACGGAACTGTAAAAAAATGGCTTGTAAAAGAAGGAGATTATGTAAAAGAAGATCAAATACTGGGAAACATTGAAACTGATAAAGCAGTAGTTGAAATCCCTTCTCCTGTAGCAGGTAAGATACTAAAGGTAAACATATCTGAAGGAAATATAGTTAAAGTTGGAGAATCGATGATTGTTATTGGTGAAGAAGGAGAAAAAGTTCCTGAATCAGATAAAAAGCCATCAAGTTTCAAAGAAGAAAAGAAAGCAACTAAATCAGAAGAAGCTATCCCTACTCAAACTGGAATTAAAATACAAGCTCCACCTTGGATTAGAAAACTAGCAACAGAAAAGGGAGTTGATTTGTCTCTTGTTGTCCCAACAGGAGAAAACGGGAGAATTACCGAGCAAGACATACTTAATTCAGTTAAATCTGAATCAAAGATTAAAGTTAAACTTAATTATGATTTTTACGGACATATTGAGCATATTCCTTTTGGAGGTGTAAGAGAAGTAATTGCTAATAGGCTATCTGAATCTCTGTACACAGCGCCACATGCAGTAGCAATGGATGAAGCAGACGTAACAGAGTTATGGAATCTAAGGAAAGGCATGAATGAAAAAATGCAAGAAAGGGGGATAAAACTAACATTTCTGCCATTCATAATAAGGGCGTTGACGCATGCTCTTAAAAAACATCCTTTGATAAACTCCGAACTTGATTTAGAGAATAAAGACATAATCCTAAAGAAATACTACAGTATAGGAGTTGCTGTTGATACAAATGACGGACTTAAGGTATTAGTCATCAAAAAATGTGAAGATAAGAACTTGATGCAAATACAAAAAGAAATTGTTGAGCTTTCTGAAAAAGCAAGAGAAGGTACAATAGATCTTGCTGATCTCAAAGGAAGCACTTTCTCTATAACAAACTATGGGTCAATAGGAGGTATGTATGGCATGCCTATTATAAATCCACCAGAAGCTGCTATTTTAGGAATAGGAAAAATTAAAGAATTGCCGAGAGTTATTGATGGACAAATAGTTGCAAGAAGGGTAATGGGTTTAACTGTTTCTTTTGACCATAGAATTCTTGACGGAGCAGAAGTTGCAAGATTTATTAATACTTTGACTCAGTATCTTGAGAATCCTTGGATGATTATCCTTGAGTAA
- a CDS encoding biotin/lipoate A/B protein ligase family protein — protein MIWRFIELKELDPLMAIALEEVGLEYVQRTNNPIIRFWRWNKKAVSIGRFQTLQDEVNIDKCNTEKILMLRRLSGGGAVFNSPGEIVYSVIAPYTVIPKDIGISYTHIFSWIIEGLKDIGINSYIESQSNINVNGKKISGNCKLNKIDVSMQHGTILYEVDESDIFSYLTVHTTGASGGTKSIYRPITCIKNHKDISYFDAYTKIKNAFLNDKKFEVSNWTPDEMKMAEELIEKKYKKNEWTFTQG, from the coding sequence ATGATTTGGAGATTCATAGAACTTAAAGAATTAGATCCTCTTATGGCAATTGCTTTAGAAGAAGTGGGTCTTGAATATGTGCAAAGAACAAATAATCCTATAATTAGATTCTGGCGATGGAACAAAAAAGCTGTATCTATAGGTCGTTTTCAGACTCTTCAAGATGAAGTTAACATTGATAAATGCAATACAGAAAAAATACTTATGCTACGTAGACTATCTGGTGGTGGGGCAGTATTTAATTCGCCAGGAGAAATTGTATACAGCGTCATTGCACCATATACTGTAATTCCAAAAGATATCGGAATATCATACACTCATATTTTTTCTTGGATTATAGAGGGGTTAAAAGATATTGGAATCAACTCATATATTGAATCTCAAAGCAATATTAACGTAAATGGAAAAAAAATATCGGGTAACTGTAAATTAAATAAGATTGATGTTTCGATGCAACATGGAACAATTCTATACGAGGTCGATGAAAGCGATATTTTCTCATATTTAACAGTTCATACAACAGGCGCTAGTGGGGGCACAAAATCTATTTACAGACCAATAACCTGCATAAAAAATCACAAAGATATCTCATATTTTGATGCATATACTAAAATAAAAAATGCCTTTCTAAATGATAAGAAATTTGAAGTTAGTAATTGGACCCCAGATGAAATGAAGATGGCAGAAGAATTAATTGAAAAAAAATATAAAAAGAATGAATGGACCTTTACTCAAGGATAA
- a CDS encoding arsenate reductase ArsC: MKKRILFICTHNANRSQIAEGFVNNLYSDNYEAYSAGMQPTEINPISIEIMKEIGIDISKYKSKGIEDFLDKEFEYVVMLCDSSVGCPFFPGGKEYIHMNFEDPSIFKGNEEDIMASYRKLRDEIGKWIKDTFIDSNN; this comes from the coding sequence ATGAAAAAAAGAATATTATTCATATGCACCCACAATGCAAATAGGTCTCAGATTGCCGAAGGATTTGTAAATAATCTTTATTCAGATAACTATGAAGCATACAGTGCAGGTATGCAACCTACCGAGATTAATCCAATTTCAATTGAAATAATGAAGGAAATTGGAATTGATATTTCCAAATACAAATCAAAAGGAATTGAAGATTTTCTGGATAAAGAATTTGAATATGTGGTAATGCTTTGTGACTCCTCAGTAGGATGCCCATTTTTTCCAGGAGGAAAGGAATACATTCATATGAATTTTGAGGATCCTTCTATTTTCAAAGGAAATGAAGAAGATATAATGGCTTCATACAGAAAACTTAGGGATGAAATAGGAAAATGGATAAAGGACACTTTTATTGATTCCAACAACTAA
- a CDS encoding TetR/AcrR family transcriptional regulator, with the protein MKNWNRDKEQKKKALLDATKDLLEKNVYYDITTKEIAKKAGVSIALLYKYYPDGKISLIKGLADEEAKIMLQEYPIETGQMKLPEDIEDIREFIYKNTLFSIDIHRRNRNLNLALEMIYLANPEGGPYALDKYEMYNDEVANLFVKLVANHISGINIDTSFSKFIVQLVDATIHRHVSLFAVTDTDESLANMLTDMIIDLISVYKSDSPNIVL; encoded by the coding sequence ATGAAGAATTGGAACCGTGATAAAGAGCAAAAAAAGAAAGCTTTGCTTGATGCTACTAAGGATTTATTAGAGAAGAATGTCTACTACGACATCACTACAAAAGAAATCGCAAAAAAGGCAGGGGTAAGCATAGCTCTACTCTACAAATACTACCCCGATGGCAAGATTTCATTAATCAAGGGTCTTGCAGATGAAGAAGCCAAAATAATGCTGCAAGAGTACCCCATAGAAACAGGGCAGATGAAGCTCCCTGAGGATATTGAGGATATACGAGAATTTATCTATAAAAACACTCTTTTTTCAATAGATATCCACAGAAGAAATAGAAATCTTAATCTTGCTCTAGAAATGATATATCTAGCAAATCCAGAGGGCGGACCATACGCCCTAGATAAATATGAAATGTATAACGATGAAGTTGCAAACTTATTTGTAAAGCTCGTCGCCAATCATATATCTGGAATTAACATTGATACATCCTTTTCAAAATTTATAGTCCAACTTGTTGACGCAACTATCCATAGACATGTCAGTCTTTTTGCTGTTACAGATACTGATGAATCTTTGGCCAATATGCTGACGGATATGATAATCGATCTAATCTCTGTATATAAAAGTGATAGCCCTAATATTGTACTTTAA
- a CDS encoding nuclear transport factor 2 family protein, with protein sequence MVELLGFKYKQCDAMNETYCKIMENYIDAYNKFDIDRMILDVDRDIKFQNITNNNIDMEINGIENFKDQAIKSKHLFKEREQKIINMEFTGNQVKVDINYHGILASDLPNGLKAGDKIELKGVSIFIFNDNKIVEILTALNAD encoded by the coding sequence ATGGTTGAGCTACTCGGGTTTAAATATAAACAATGTGATGCCATGAATGAAACATATTGTAAAATTATGGAGAACTATATCGATGCTTACAATAAATTTGATATTGATAGGATGATCTTAGATGTAGACAGAGACATAAAATTTCAAAATATTACAAATAATAATATTGACATGGAAATCAATGGCATTGAAAACTTTAAAGATCAGGCGATAAAGAGCAAGCATCTGTTTAAGGAAAGAGAACAAAAGATCATCAACATGGAATTTACTGGTAATCAGGTAAAAGTTGACATTAATTATCATGGCATATTGGCATCTGATTTGCCAAATGGACTAAAAGCCGGGGATAAGATTGAACTTAAAGGAGTATCTATTTTCATATTCAATGACAATAAAATCGTTGAAATATTAACTGCCCTAAATGCAGATTAG
- a CDS encoding MMPL family transporter encodes MKQLKKITFEKWAVTQYRYSKLIVIVMLVLTVFFAAQSLNLNIESNLMNEIPQNFDVVKTQQLITNEFGAEEAIIILLETNLDEVSDIRNKQSLESIYRLEQRLKSRPEILDTIGPGKVYYSIFGEIPDNETSLKDVAETIPQLISSDHSTAIVFVRTTSFVYDQASIKSIVKIVEEEVEKENLYGLNYKITGTPILLKSMVEILQQDIIKTTLLALLTIFILLTAVFNLKSFFVIAPTIIGIIWTTGQLSMLGVPIGVVTGSFGAIIIGLGTEYGIFMMSRYRDEAKKRVSNEKRVVAMIADVGKGTFESSTTTIAGFVALTFSSMPSMIHLGQILSLGILNCLIGAFFFLPCLMALKEWNVGGIEIKNKKLGNKITRFSDLQAKKPKSFLLVGIVLTLLIASGVSYIKVVEETEESTLPVNSEVMLAFNTLKDKFQRYDSMLVLINSENVLSSNVLKETYLLNNQLINVYGIEGSSFNLDLEDIYLPKEDLKKRLEVSDSLGYLILRLDVSKGADQLQVYDDVKSVLTMTPLQVRLGGTLVMIRELTDLVMPEMSKLSLIGLVGILACVMLSLRSIRYGLVPIILVALGITWMMGIAGFMGITIDSGLIGIISMTAGIGDDFAIQTINRFRHVKSSGLVERMTNTFEGIVEPVILSSVVAGLGFIAILSATLSSLDVVGILLFVGVFSCAGITLLFLPPFLIVQEKVFQDTKYLIKKKMEVYNEKN; translated from the coding sequence ATGAAACAATTAAAAAAAATTACTTTTGAAAAATGGGCAGTAACTCAATACAGATATTCTAAACTCATCGTAATTGTAATGTTAGTTCTAACTGTATTTTTCGCTGCCCAGTCACTTAATCTTAATATTGAATCTAATTTAATGAACGAAATTCCACAAAATTTTGATGTTGTAAAGACTCAACAGCTAATCACAAATGAGTTTGGTGCAGAAGAAGCCATAATTATTCTTTTAGAAACTAATCTTGATGAAGTTTCAGATATAAGAAACAAACAATCATTGGAAAGTATATATAGGTTGGAGCAGAGATTAAAATCTCGTCCAGAAATATTGGATACTATAGGTCCTGGAAAGGTATATTACTCTATATTTGGAGAAATACCCGATAATGAAACCTCTTTGAAAGATGTTGCAGAAACTATCCCCCAATTAATCTCAAGTGATCATTCTACAGCGATTGTTTTTGTCAGGACCACAAGCTTTGTCTATGATCAAGCAAGCATTAAGTCGATAGTTAAAATAGTTGAGGAAGAAGTAGAAAAAGAAAATCTTTATGGCCTAAATTATAAGATTACTGGGACCCCAATTCTATTAAAATCTATGGTAGAGATTTTGCAACAAGATATAATAAAAACTACCCTTCTTGCATTGCTTACTATATTTATACTTCTAACTGCTGTTTTTAATTTAAAATCATTTTTTGTTATTGCCCCCACAATTATAGGTATTATTTGGACTACAGGACAGCTATCAATGTTGGGAGTCCCAATAGGTGTGGTCACAGGATCTTTTGGAGCTATTATTATCGGTCTTGGAACTGAATATGGAATCTTTATGATGTCTAGGTACAGAGATGAAGCAAAAAAGAGAGTATCGAATGAGAAAAGGGTAGTTGCAATGATTGCTGATGTTGGAAAAGGTACTTTTGAATCAAGTACAACTACTATTGCAGGATTTGTCGCTTTGACCTTTTCTTCTATGCCTTCAATGATTCATCTAGGTCAAATCCTTTCATTAGGCATACTTAACTGTTTAATCGGGGCTTTTTTCTTTTTACCATGCCTAATGGCTTTAAAGGAATGGAATGTTGGTGGAATTGAAATAAAAAATAAAAAATTAGGTAATAAAATTACTAGATTTTCTGATTTACAGGCAAAAAAACCAAAATCATTCTTACTAGTAGGAATTGTTCTAACACTACTGATCGCATCTGGTGTGAGTTATATCAAAGTAGTAGAAGAAACAGAAGAGAGCACATTGCCAGTAAATAGCGAAGTAATGTTGGCGTTCAACACATTAAAAGATAAATTTCAAAGATATGACTCAATGTTAGTTCTAATAAACTCAGAAAATGTACTCTCTTCAAATGTACTAAAAGAGACATATCTATTAAATAATCAGTTGATTAATGTTTATGGTATAGAAGGTTCTTCTTTCAATTTAGACCTTGAAGATATATATCTCCCAAAAGAAGATTTGAAGAAAAGGCTTGAAGTCTCGGATAGTCTAGGGTATCTTATTCTAAGATTGGACGTTTCTAAGGGTGCTGATCAGTTGCAAGTTTATGATGATGTTAAAAGTGTATTAACTATGACACCCCTTCAGGTTCGTTTAGGCGGAACATTGGTAATGATTAGAGAATTAACTGACCTTGTTATGCCAGAGATGTCAAAACTCTCACTAATAGGGCTAGTTGGAATCCTTGCCTGTGTAATGCTGAGTTTGAGGTCAATTCGCTATGGCCTCGTACCTATCATATTAGTCGCACTTGGCATCACTTGGATGATGGGTATAGCAGGTTTTATGGGTATAACCATAGATTCGGGCCTTATTGGAATTATATCGATGACAGCAGGAATTGGGGACGATTTTGCTATTCAGACAATAAATAGATTTAGGCATGTGAAAAGTTCTGGGCTAGTTGAAAGAATGACAAATACATTTGAGGGTATTGTTGAACCAGTAATACTCTCTTCAGTTGTGGCCGGACTTGGTTTTATTGCTATTCTTAGTGCTACTCTTAGCTCTTTAGATGTTGTAGGGATATTACTCTTTGTCGGAGTATTCAGCTGTGCGGGGATTACACTTTTGTTTTTACCACCCTTTTTGATAGTCCAAGAAAAAGTATTTCAAGATACAAAATATTTAATCAAGAAAAAAATGGAGGTTTATAATGAAAAAAATTAG
- a CDS encoding YHS domain-containing protein, whose translation MAIDPVCKMTVDEKTAKFKSDYKGKTYYFCAPGCKKSFDLNPEKYLN comes from the coding sequence TTGGCTATTGATCCAGTTTGTAAAATGACAGTTGATGAAAAAACTGCGAAGTTTAAGAGTGACTATAAAGGCAAAACATATTACTTTTGTGCCCCCGGGTGCAAGAAGAGTTTTGATCTGAATCCAGAAAAATACTTGAATTAA
- a CDS encoding heavy metal translocating P-type ATPase → MLGKETKKAEIKVTGMTCATCATTIEKSLLDLDGVSKAEVNLAREIASVEYDPKILKINDLDSAVKDAGYDVINEKAILKVGGMTCVMCANSIESALGRLDGVVEVNVNVSSEKVYVTFNPKVVSISDMKKAIEESGYQYLGVEGEALEELKLEENQKNKKHRIIVGAVVSAILMGLMYAPMVMLPHGISMSFLMFLIALPAFIYLSYPIFNAAYRSLKNRNLNMDVMYSMGIGVAFFSSILGTFNVLLGSEFMFYEAAVMLATFLTLGRFLEERAKGKTSESIKRLMGLQAKSATVIRDGKEVDISIEDVIVGDIVIVKPGEKIPVDGETISGQSYVDESMISGEPIPVFKEKGSKLIGATINKNSILNFRATKVGKDTVLSQIIKLVEEAQGSKPEIQKIADKAVSYFIPTVLAIAAISFVSWYYIFNSTFLFAITSLISILVIACPCALGLATPTAITVGIGKGADLGILIKNGDALQLSEKLTAVLFDKTGTLTKGKPDVTDILAFGIDKDQLLRITASVEKNSDHPLANAIVKRAEENGIGLSGSKNFDTFGGKGVKATVSGKEVIIGNRTLFNEKKISIINEIEEQITKLENEGKTAVLISIENKLSGVIGIADTLKETSKESIKKLMDSGIKVYMITGDNKRTASAIGKVLSIKNILAEVLPEDKAKEVKRLQNNGEIVAFVGDGINDAPALAQADVGIAIGSGTDVAIESGDIVLVKNDIRDVVSAIKLSRKVMQRIKQNLFWAFAYNTALIPVAAGILYPTFGITLRPEFAGFAMAMSSVTVVTLSLMLKRFNPGKN, encoded by the coding sequence ATGTTGGGGAAAGAAACTAAAAAAGCAGAGATTAAAGTAACTGGCATGACATGCGCGACATGCGCGACAACTATAGAGAAATCTCTTCTAGATTTAGATGGAGTTTCTAAGGCAGAAGTTAATCTTGCAAGGGAAATAGCATCTGTAGAATATGACCCAAAAATACTGAAGATTAATGACCTTGACAGTGCTGTAAAGGATGCGGGCTACGATGTGATAAATGAAAAAGCTATTCTAAAAGTTGGTGGAATGACATGTGTTATGTGTGCCAACTCAATTGAAAGTGCTTTGGGAAGATTAGACGGTGTTGTGGAAGTCAACGTGAATGTATCCTCTGAGAAAGTGTATGTGACATTTAATCCCAAAGTTGTTTCAATATCCGATATGAAAAAAGCAATAGAAGAATCAGGCTATCAATATCTGGGAGTTGAAGGCGAAGCCTTGGAGGAGCTTAAACTAGAAGAAAATCAGAAAAATAAGAAACACAGGATAATTGTTGGTGCAGTAGTCTCTGCTATATTGATGGGATTAATGTACGCCCCAATGGTTATGCTACCGCATGGCATATCAATGTCATTTCTAATGTTTTTAATAGCCCTGCCAGCTTTCATATACTTAAGTTACCCCATATTTAATGCGGCTTACAGGTCACTTAAGAATAGGAACCTGAACATGGACGTTATGTACTCTATGGGTATTGGAGTTGCCTTTTTTTCAAGTATTCTTGGTACTTTCAATGTTTTATTGGGCAGTGAGTTCATGTTCTATGAAGCTGCTGTGATGCTTGCTACATTTTTAACCTTAGGCAGATTTCTTGAAGAGAGGGCAAAAGGAAAGACTTCTGAATCTATAAAAAGATTGATGGGACTACAGGCAAAGAGTGCTACAGTTATTCGAGATGGGAAAGAAGTAGATATTTCAATAGAAGATGTTATTGTTGGGGATATAGTTATAGTAAAACCTGGAGAAAAAATTCCTGTTGATGGAGAGACTATTTCCGGACAAAGCTATGTTGATGAATCAATGATATCTGGAGAGCCTATCCCTGTTTTCAAGGAAAAGGGAAGTAAACTAATTGGCGCAACTATAAATAAGAATAGTATTCTAAATTTTAGGGCCACAAAGGTCGGGAAGGATACGGTGCTTTCTCAGATAATAAAGCTAGTAGAAGAAGCTCAAGGGTCCAAACCCGAAATACAAAAAATTGCAGATAAGGCTGTAAGTTACTTTATACCTACAGTTTTAGCAATTGCTGCAATATCTTTTGTAAGCTGGTATTATATCTTTAACAGTACATTCTTATTTGCAATAACAAGTTTAATTTCAATTCTTGTTATCGCATGCCCCTGTGCTCTTGGGCTTGCAACTCCAACTGCAATTACAGTCGGCATTGGAAAAGGAGCAGATTTAGGAATTCTAATTAAAAATGGAGATGCTTTGCAGCTTTCAGAGAAGTTAACTGCAGTCTTGTTTGATAAAACTGGAACTTTAACCAAAGGTAAGCCAGATGTCACAGATATACTCGCATTTGGTATAGACAAAGATCAACTTCTCAGGATAACTGCAAGTGTAGAAAAAAATTCAGACCATCCTTTAGCAAATGCAATAGTCAAAAGAGCTGAAGAAAACGGTATTGGGCTATCAGGAAGTAAAAATTTTGATACCTTCGGAGGAAAAGGAGTAAAGGCAACTGTTTCGGGAAAAGAAGTAATAATTGGAAATAGAACTCTTTTCAATGAGAAGAAAATTTCAATTATAAATGAAATTGAAGAACAAATAACAAAGCTTGAAAATGAAGGGAAGACCGCAGTTTTAATATCAATTGAAAACAAGCTTTCAGGGGTAATTGGAATTGCAGACACTCTAAAGGAAACTTCTAAGGAGTCTATTAAAAAACTGATGGATTCTGGAATTAAGGTGTACATGATTACAGGAGACAACAAACGTACTGCTTCTGCAATAGGCAAAGTTTTGTCAATAAAGAACATACTTGCAGAAGTCCTTCCAGAAGATAAGGCCAAAGAAGTCAAAAGGCTCCAAAATAATGGGGAAATTGTAGCCTTTGTTGGAGATGGCATAAATGATGCGCCCGCTCTAGCTCAAGCAGATGTAGGTATAGCAATTGGCAGCGGAACTGATGTTGCAATAGAAAGTGGAGATATAGTTCTAGTTAAGAATGATATAAGAGATGTTGTGTCTGCCATTAAGTTAAGTAGGAAAGTTATGCAAAGGATTAAACAGAATCTTTTTTGGGCATTTGCTTATAATACTGCGCTCATACCCGTTGCAGCAGGTATTTTGTACCCAACTTTTGGGATTACTTTAAGGCCTGAGTTTGCAGGTTTTGCTATGGCTATGAGTTCTGTTACAGTTGTAACACTTTCACTCATGCTAAAAAGATTTAATCCAGGAAAAAATTAG